One window of the Burkholderia sp. FERM BP-3421 genome contains the following:
- a CDS encoding MFS transporter, which translates to MSTLDPYVAGAAAQPEAVTPGAIIARLERLPANAMQIRARVLVGAATFFDGFDVITIAATLPLLIHKWGLSPTQVGFLIASGAIGQLIGAFLFPALAERHGRVRAIALSSAVIGVTSLACGFAPTFEVFVLLRIVQGLGLGGELPVAATYINEITRAHGRGRFVLLYEIVFPIGLLASMALGAWLVPRFGWEVMYFIGGMPLLLAFVLTRLVPESPRWLAARGRLDDASRALGGFEATVKGELPAAAAAAEYDALLQRHPHRRMRDLFSAAYRRRTIAVATLWATCGFIQYGLSTWLPTIYKDFYHAPLQLALNLAVLGSVLGVLGSLVSALAVDVVGRKPVITGSFLLCALSLALAGIYHASSVYVVATFCSLALGFMASGFITAYVYTPEQYPTSIRASGCGLGSAWLKLASFVAPMVVPHAIIGGDLSPAFYLLGAVPLIAALTVHALGIETRGQVLERLEA; encoded by the coding sequence ATGAGCACACTGGACCCGTACGTGGCGGGCGCCGCCGCCCAGCCCGAGGCCGTCACGCCCGGCGCGATCATCGCGCGCCTGGAGCGCCTGCCCGCCAATGCGATGCAGATCCGCGCGCGCGTGCTGGTCGGCGCGGCCACGTTCTTCGACGGCTTCGATGTGATCACGATCGCCGCGACGCTGCCGCTGCTGATCCACAAATGGGGGCTGTCGCCGACCCAGGTCGGCTTTCTGATCGCCTCGGGCGCGATCGGCCAGCTGATCGGCGCGTTCCTGTTTCCCGCGCTGGCCGAGCGTCACGGGCGGGTGCGCGCGATCGCGCTCAGTTCGGCGGTGATCGGCGTGACGAGCCTCGCCTGCGGCTTCGCACCGACGTTCGAGGTGTTCGTGCTGCTGCGCATCGTGCAGGGGCTCGGCCTCGGCGGCGAGCTGCCGGTGGCCGCGACCTACATCAACGAGATCACGCGCGCGCACGGCCGCGGCCGCTTCGTGCTGCTGTACGAGATCGTGTTTCCGATCGGCCTGCTGGCGTCCATGGCGCTCGGTGCGTGGCTGGTGCCGAGGTTCGGCTGGGAAGTCATGTACTTCATCGGCGGCATGCCCTTGCTGCTCGCGTTCGTGCTGACGCGGCTCGTGCCAGAGTCGCCGCGCTGGCTCGCCGCGCGCGGCCGGCTCGACGACGCCTCGCGCGCGCTGGGCGGGTTCGAGGCCACGGTGAAGGGCGAGTTGCCGGCCGCGGCGGCCGCGGCCGAGTACGACGCGCTGCTGCAGCGTCACCCGCATCGCCGCATGCGCGACCTGTTCAGCGCGGCGTACCGCCGGCGCACGATCGCGGTCGCGACGCTGTGGGCGACCTGCGGCTTCATCCAGTATGGGCTGTCGACTTGGCTGCCGACCATCTACAAGGACTTCTATCACGCGCCGCTGCAGCTCGCGCTGAACCTTGCGGTGCTCGGCTCGGTGCTCGGCGTGCTCGGTTCGCTCGTGTCGGCGCTCGCGGTGGACGTGGTCGGCCGCAAGCCCGTGATCACCGGATCGTTCCTGCTGTGCGCGCTGTCGCTGGCGCTGGCCGGGATCTATCACGCCTCGTCGGTGTACGTGGTCGCGACCTTCTGTTCGCTCGCGCTCGGGTTCATGGCGTCGGGCTTCATCACGGCCTACGTCTATACGCCCGAGCAGTATCCGACCAGCATCCGCGCGTCGGGGTGCGGGCTGGGCAGCGCGTGGCTCAAGCTCGCGTCGTTCGTCGCGCCGATGGTGGTGCCGCACGCGATCATCGGCGGCGACCTGAGCCCCGCGTTCTACCTGCTCGGCGCGGTGCCGCTGATCGCCGCGCTGACCGTCCACGCGCTCGGCATCGAAACGCGCGGGCAGGTGCTGGAGCGGCTGGAGGCGTGA
- a CDS encoding NAD(P)/FAD-dependent oxidoreductase — MTDTPAREAAAPRTIVVIGGGQAAGCAIRALRDEGYAGRIVMIAEEVHAPYERPPLSKAVLAGEADAASVRLMPAEAFDALDVEAWQPARAVALDRARRVVRTDTGRELEYDRLLIATGGAARRLPDAVVSTPNLFYLRTLDDAAALGERLRASRRVLVIGGGWIGLEVAATARGLGVEVVVAEGAARLCARSVPEPVSAFLSELHRARGVELRLGAMLTALAPHPDDAARVRATFADGSVVDADCAVAGIGLALNVAFAREAGLAVDDGIVVDACGTTSDPAIFACGDVANHPSAWLGRRVRLESWANAQYQAVAAAKAALGVRADYAEIPWFWSDQYDVNLQILGELPDDARIVVRGDPAERRATLFFVRGDTLRGVVAINTARDLKLARKWMNQGRAVSPDALADTSRALA; from the coding sequence ATGACTGACACACCGGCACGGGAAGCCGCCGCGCCGCGCACGATCGTCGTGATCGGCGGCGGGCAGGCGGCCGGCTGCGCGATCCGGGCGCTGCGCGACGAAGGTTACGCGGGGCGCATCGTGATGATCGCCGAGGAAGTCCATGCGCCCTATGAACGGCCACCGCTGTCGAAGGCGGTGCTCGCGGGCGAGGCCGATGCCGCGTCGGTGCGGCTCATGCCGGCCGAGGCGTTCGACGCGCTCGACGTCGAGGCGTGGCAGCCCGCGCGCGCCGTCGCGCTCGATCGCGCGCGGCGCGTGGTGCGGACCGACACGGGGCGCGAGCTGGAATACGACCGTTTGTTGATCGCGACGGGCGGCGCCGCGCGCCGGTTGCCGGATGCTGTCGTCAGTACGCCGAACCTGTTCTACCTGCGCACGCTCGACGATGCCGCCGCGCTCGGCGAACGGCTGCGCGCGAGCCGGCGCGTGCTCGTGATCGGCGGCGGCTGGATCGGCCTCGAAGTCGCGGCGACGGCGCGCGGGCTTGGCGTCGAGGTGGTGGTGGCCGAGGGCGCGGCGAGGCTGTGCGCGCGGTCGGTGCCGGAGCCGGTGTCGGCGTTCCTGTCCGAGCTGCATCGCGCGCGCGGCGTCGAGCTGCGGCTCGGCGCGATGCTGACCGCGCTGGCGCCGCATCCCGACGACGCGGCGCGGGTGCGCGCGACCTTCGCGGACGGCAGCGTGGTCGACGCGGACTGCGCGGTGGCCGGCATCGGCCTTGCGCTCAACGTGGCGTTCGCGCGCGAGGCGGGGCTCGCGGTCGACGACGGGATCGTGGTCGACGCGTGCGGGACGACGAGCGATCCGGCGATCTTCGCGTGCGGCGACGTCGCGAACCACCCGAGCGCATGGCTCGGACGCCGGGTGAGGCTGGAGTCGTGGGCGAACGCGCAATACCAGGCCGTGGCCGCGGCGAAGGCCGCGCTCGGCGTGCGCGCCGACTACGCGGAGATCCCGTGGTTCTGGTCCGATCAGTACGACGTGAACCTTCAGATCCTCGGCGAGTTGCCGGACGATGCGCGCATCGTCGTGCGCGGCGATCCGGCCGAGCGCCGCGCGACCTTGTTCTTCGTGCGCGGCGACACGCTGCGCGGGGTGGTGGCGATCAACACGGCGCGCGACCTGAAGCTCGCGCGCAAATGGATGAACCAGGGGCGCGCGGTGTCGCCCGACGCGCTCGCCGACACCAGCCGAGCGCTTGCCTGA
- a CDS encoding aldehyde dehydrogenase produces MSAFESPLVPTDEILVGGMWRPGGGAPTPSVYPADQSLNATIRMADAADATEAVEAADAAWRRADWAGLRPHQRAAVLQRIAASIDIHHEALAQLQRRDNGKPIAETRALVTSAASTFRYFAACAETLDDELTPPRGDYLTMSVHEPLGVVAAITPWNSPIASDAQKLAPALAAGNAVVLKPAEVTPLASLALARLCEQAGLPRGVLSVLPGKGSVVGDALVRHPLVKKVSFTGGTEVGRGIARLAAQRLIPVSLELGGKSPTIVFDDADLDHAVNGVLFGIFSSSGESCIAGSRLFVQRGIREAFVARLVERARALRVGDPASERTQMGPLITAAHRASIERYVALGREAGARVLCGGERLTGEGREQGFYYPPTILDGLTNRADVCQQEIFGPVLAVLPFDDEASLVAEANDSVFGLAAGIWTRDYRRAWRVARALEAGTVWINTYKQFSISTPFAGWKESGVGREKGRLGLREYQRQKSLYWGLNDAPLPWAN; encoded by the coding sequence GAGCGCATTCGAATCCCCGCTCGTCCCGACGGACGAGATCCTGGTCGGCGGCATGTGGCGCCCCGGCGGCGGCGCGCCGACGCCGAGCGTGTACCCGGCCGATCAATCGCTGAACGCGACGATCCGGATGGCCGATGCGGCCGACGCGACGGAAGCGGTCGAGGCCGCCGACGCCGCCTGGCGGCGCGCCGACTGGGCGGGCCTGCGGCCGCACCAGCGCGCGGCCGTGCTGCAGCGGATCGCCGCGTCGATCGACATACACCACGAGGCACTCGCGCAATTGCAGCGGCGCGACAACGGCAAGCCGATCGCCGAGACGCGCGCGCTGGTGACGAGCGCGGCGAGCACCTTTCGCTACTTCGCCGCCTGCGCGGAGACGCTCGACGACGAACTGACGCCGCCGCGCGGCGACTACCTGACGATGAGCGTGCACGAGCCGCTCGGCGTGGTCGCGGCGATCACGCCGTGGAATTCGCCGATCGCCTCGGACGCGCAGAAGCTCGCGCCGGCGCTCGCCGCGGGCAACGCGGTGGTATTGAAGCCGGCCGAGGTCACGCCGCTCGCGTCGCTCGCGCTCGCGCGGCTGTGCGAACAGGCGGGCCTGCCGCGCGGCGTGTTGTCGGTGCTGCCGGGCAAGGGCTCGGTGGTCGGCGACGCGCTGGTGCGCCATCCGCTCGTGAAGAAAGTGTCGTTCACGGGCGGCACCGAGGTCGGGCGCGGCATCGCGCGGCTCGCGGCGCAGCGGCTGATTCCGGTGTCGCTCGAACTGGGCGGCAAGTCGCCCACCATCGTGTTCGACGACGCCGACCTCGACCACGCGGTCAACGGCGTGCTGTTCGGCATCTTCAGCTCGTCGGGCGAGTCGTGCATCGCGGGTTCGCGGCTGTTCGTGCAGCGCGGCATCCGTGAAGCCTTCGTCGCGCGGCTCGTCGAGCGGGCGCGCGCGCTGCGGGTCGGCGATCCGGCCAGCGAGCGCACCCAGATGGGGCCGCTCATCACGGCGGCGCATCGCGCGTCGATCGAGCGCTACGTCGCGCTCGGCAGGGAGGCCGGCGCGCGCGTGCTGTGCGGCGGCGAGCGTTTGACGGGCGAGGGCCGCGAGCAGGGCTTCTACTACCCGCCGACGATCCTCGACGGACTGACGAACCGCGCGGACGTGTGCCAGCAGGAGATTTTCGGCCCGGTGCTCGCGGTGCTGCCGTTCGACGACGAGGCATCGCTCGTGGCCGAGGCGAACGACAGTGTGTTCGGGCTCGCGGCGGGCATCTGGACCCGCGACTATCGGCGCGCGTGGCGCGTCGCGCGCGCGCTCGAGGCCGGCACGGTGTGGATCAACACCTACAAGCAGTTTTCGATCTCGACGCCGTTCGCGGGCTGGAAGGAGAGCGGCGTGGGGCGCGAGAAGGGCCGCCTCGGCCTGCGCGAGTATCAGCGCCAGAAGAGCCTCTACTGGGGGCTGAACGATGCGCCGCTGCCGTGGGCGAACTGA
- a CDS encoding VOC family protein, with product MSILGIEQITYGVADLAACRRFFVDWGLREVAADAREARFETLNGCAVRVVDAAEPSLPPAFEAGPTLREVTWGVATASDLDALRGRFAGQPGHYETDEALGCLDPNGMAIRIEVTRRRALDLKGSPSNVWGDALRIDRPSPIYARAEPVEVGHVVFFTNRLAEQEAFYHALLGFETSDRYPGRGVFMRCAPHGGHHDLFLLALPDGRRGLNHVAFTVRDIHEVFGGGMHISRCGWETQLGPGRHPVSSAYFWYFRNPAGGLIEYYADEDVLTPAWQPREFEPGPTVFAEWAIDGGIDGHTRRQKQADAPAGGFMTERKHD from the coding sequence ATGAGCATACTTGGCATCGAACAGATCACCTACGGCGTCGCCGATCTCGCGGCCTGCCGGCGCTTCTTCGTGGACTGGGGCTTGCGCGAGGTCGCGGCCGACGCGCGCGAAGCCCGCTTCGAGACCCTGAACGGCTGCGCGGTGCGCGTCGTCGACGCGGCGGAGCCATCCTTGCCGCCGGCATTCGAGGCGGGGCCGACCCTGCGCGAAGTGACCTGGGGCGTCGCGACGGCGTCGGACCTGGATGCGCTGCGCGGCCGCTTCGCGGGCCAGCCCGGCCACTACGAAACCGACGAGGCGCTGGGCTGCCTCGATCCGAACGGCATGGCGATCCGCATCGAGGTGACGCGGCGGCGCGCGCTCGACCTGAAAGGCTCGCCGTCGAACGTCTGGGGCGACGCGCTGCGCATCGACCGGCCGAGCCCGATCTACGCGCGCGCCGAGCCGGTCGAGGTCGGGCATGTGGTGTTCTTCACCAACCGGCTCGCGGAGCAGGAGGCGTTCTATCACGCGCTGCTCGGCTTCGAGACGTCCGATCGCTATCCGGGGCGCGGCGTGTTCATGCGCTGCGCCCCGCACGGCGGCCATCACGACCTGTTCCTGCTCGCGCTGCCGGACGGGCGGCGCGGGCTCAATCACGTGGCGTTCACGGTGCGCGACATCCATGAGGTGTTCGGCGGCGGCATGCACATCAGCCGCTGCGGCTGGGAGACCCAGCTCGGGCCGGGGCGGCATCCGGTGTCGTCCGCGTATTTCTGGTACTTCCGCAATCCCGCCGGCGGCCTGATCGAGTACTACGCGGACGAGGACGTGCTGACGCCCGCGTGGCAGCCGCGCGAGTTCGAACCGGGGCCGACGGTGTTCGCCGAATGGGCGATCGACGGCGGGATCGACGGCCACACGCGCCGCCAGAAGCAGGCGGACGCGCCCGCGGGCGGCTTCATGACGGAGCGCAAGCATGACTGA
- a CDS encoding universal stress protein, whose protein sequence is MLKLLVPVSRSLRSLQAVRHAVFLYHERCASEVVLVNVQPPLESTRLEAFHPLAKLRQIEHDFSEGELAKAISILKDAHVKYSVAMKVGPVADTIAACATENGCDEIVVVAPRRDPLHALIHFFHQSVLDRLVRVSTVPVTAVQ, encoded by the coding sequence ATGCTCAAGCTGCTGGTTCCCGTCAGCCGATCTCTACGCTCCCTGCAAGCGGTCCGGCACGCGGTATTTCTGTATCACGAACGATGCGCATCCGAAGTCGTGCTGGTCAACGTCCAGCCGCCCCTCGAATCCACCCGCCTCGAAGCCTTCCATCCCCTCGCCAAGCTGCGCCAGATCGAACACGATTTCTCCGAAGGCGAACTGGCCAAGGCCATCAGCATCCTCAAGGACGCCCACGTCAAATACTCGGTCGCGATGAAAGTCGGCCCGGTCGCCGACACGATCGCCGCCTGCGCGACCGAGAACGGCTGTGACGAGATCGTCGTCGTGGCGCCCCGCCGCGATCCGCTGCATGCCCTGATTCATTTCTTCCATCAGAGCGTCCTCGATCGCCTCGTGCGCGTCTCGACCGTTCCCGTCACCGCCGTGCAATGA